The following coding sequences are from one Streptomyces venezuelae window:
- the thpR gene encoding RNA 2',3'-cyclic phosphodiesterase — translation MRLFAAVLPPDAATAELATAARALKELPGADGLRWTARDSWHFTLAFMAEVDDATVPDLTARLQRAAHRTPPFSLALHGGGHFGGRALWAGATGDVAALRLLAARADAAARKAGVTMEEHRHYRPHLTLARTRGEGDLGPYADALGSFEGTAWTVRELTLVRSNLPRSGVAGERPRYEVVGRWVLGGGAGVSGGAG, via the coding sequence ATGAGACTCTTCGCCGCGGTCCTGCCGCCGGACGCCGCGACCGCCGAACTCGCCACCGCGGCGCGCGCGTTGAAGGAGCTGCCCGGCGCCGACGGGCTGCGCTGGACGGCCCGCGACAGCTGGCACTTCACCCTCGCCTTCATGGCCGAGGTCGACGACGCGACGGTGCCGGACCTGACCGCCCGCCTGCAGCGCGCCGCGCACCGCACGCCGCCGTTCTCCCTCGCCCTGCACGGCGGCGGCCACTTCGGGGGCCGGGCGCTGTGGGCGGGCGCCACGGGGGACGTGGCGGCGCTGCGGCTCCTCGCCGCGCGGGCGGACGCGGCGGCGCGCAAGGCGGGCGTGACGATGGAGGAGCACCGGCACTACCGCCCCCACCTGACGCTGGCGCGCACCCGTGGCGAGGGCGACCTCGGCCCGTACGCGGACGCGCTCGGTTCCTTCGAGGGCACCGCGTGGACGGTGCGGGAGCTGACCCTCGTACGCAGCAATCTGCCGAGGAGCGGGGTGGCGGGGGAGCGGCCCCGGTACGAGGTGGTCGGGCGCTGGGTTCTGGGAGGCGGCGCCGGGGTGTCGGGCGGCGCCGGTTAA